A genomic segment from Bradyrhizobium diazoefficiens USDA 110 encodes:
- a CDS encoding DUF1499 domain-containing protein: MARRFSAPYQSEPVSSLASWARNLAVFAVVAVAVSILVVRFGFLEPKPALATFFGGLAIAALSILFGLAGFAAIWQNGSRGMARILLAFLIDGMILAYPAYLGLQYRKLPAIHDVTTDPIDPPRFDALARLRTGEGANTAVYAGLYSAEQQRHFYPDIEPIELEIPVDRAYAIALQIVNKRKWLVIDERAPQPPRRIGRIEAVARTPIMGLREDISIRVVPDGDDSRVDIRSASRYFESDLGSNAARVTKFIDDLNTAADADALKPVKKTPVTPPKAPAKTVKK; the protein is encoded by the coding sequence ATGGCCCGCAGGTTTTCCGCTCCCTACCAGTCGGAGCCCGTGTCCAGCCTCGCCAGCTGGGCGCGCAATCTGGCCGTGTTCGCGGTGGTGGCGGTGGCGGTGTCGATCCTCGTCGTCCGGTTCGGCTTCCTGGAGCCGAAGCCGGCGCTCGCCACCTTCTTCGGCGGCCTCGCCATCGCCGCGCTCTCGATCCTGTTCGGCCTCGCCGGCTTCGCCGCGATCTGGCAGAACGGCTCGCGCGGCATGGCGCGCATCCTGCTCGCCTTCCTGATCGACGGCATGATCCTCGCCTACCCGGCCTATCTCGGCCTGCAATACCGCAAGCTGCCGGCGATCCACGACGTCACGACCGACCCGATCGACCCGCCCCGCTTCGACGCGCTGGCGCGCCTGCGCACCGGTGAAGGCGCCAATACCGCGGTTTATGCCGGCCTCTATTCGGCCGAGCAGCAGCGCCATTTCTATCCCGATATCGAGCCGATCGAGCTCGAGATCCCGGTCGACCGCGCCTATGCGATCGCACTCCAGATCGTCAACAAGCGCAAATGGCTCGTCATCGACGAGCGCGCGCCGCAGCCGCCGCGCCGCATCGGACGCATCGAGGCGGTGGCGCGCACGCCGATCATGGGTTTGCGCGAGGACATTTCCATCAGGGTCGTGCCCGACGGCGACGATTCCCGCGTCGATATCCGCTCCGCCTCGCGGTATTTCGAGAGCGACCTCGGCAGCAACGCCGCCCGCGTCACAAAATTCATCGACGATCTCAACACCGCCGCCGATGCGGACGCGCTGAAGCCGGTGAAGAAGACCCCGGTGACGCCGCCGAAGGCACCGGCGAAGACGGTGAAGAAGTGA
- a CDS encoding L,D-transpeptidase: MSSLKVKLGILAAGLMLSGCMQATHFEATDTKAFKPKDKELLAKVRYENTPVAEPFRRAIVEYHRKESPGSIVVDSDNHYLYYVLDGGKAIRYGITVGEEAMAWSGIAKVGSMTEWPAWHPTPGEISRLGVPTYVAPGPDNPMGSRAMYLYSGGKDTLFRIHGTNQPEYIGASISSGCIRLTNEDAIDLYGRVKVGTIVVVLEPKHGDSPYNSRLALGAGGTGQAGSY; encoded by the coding sequence ATGTCGTCGCTGAAAGTTAAGTTGGGGATTTTGGCCGCTGGCCTGATGCTGTCGGGCTGCATGCAGGCCACGCATTTCGAAGCGACCGACACCAAGGCCTTCAAGCCGAAGGACAAGGAACTGCTCGCCAAGGTCCGGTACGAAAACACCCCGGTCGCAGAGCCGTTCCGCCGCGCCATCGTCGAATATCACCGCAAAGAATCGCCCGGCTCGATCGTGGTCGATTCCGACAACCACTACCTCTATTACGTGCTGGATGGCGGCAAGGCGATCCGTTACGGCATCACCGTCGGCGAAGAAGCCATGGCCTGGTCAGGCATCGCCAAGGTCGGCAGCATGACCGAGTGGCCGGCCTGGCATCCGACCCCGGGCGAGATTTCGCGCCTGGGCGTGCCGACCTATGTTGCGCCCGGTCCGGACAATCCGATGGGCTCCCGCGCGATGTATCTCTACTCGGGCGGCAAGGACACGCTGTTCCGCATCCACGGCACCAACCAGCCGGAATATATCGGCGCCTCGATCTCGTCGGGCTGCATCCGTCTGACCAACGAGGACGCGATCGACCTCTATGGCCGCGTCAAGGTCGGCACCATCGTGGTGGTGCTCGAGCCGAAGCACGGCGACTCGCCCTACAATTCGCGCCTGGCGCTCGGTGCCGGCGGAACTGGCCAGGCGGGCAGCTACTGA
- a CDS encoding MBL fold metallo-hydrolase, whose translation MSDNDDVPFNRNFPLKAGVVEEVRPGVRRVLCNNPSPFTFSGTVSYIVGTGNVAIIDPGPDDAAHATALLDAVRGETVSHIFVTHTHRDHSPNTARIKQATGAPVYAEGPHRASRPRFESEKHNPESGVDRDFAPDIRIAHGDVVEGAGWRLEAVATPGHTANHLAFAWPERKFNFVGDHVMGWSTSIVAPPDGSMIDYMESLDCLAAREEDLYFSGHGPEIPDGPRFVRFLIRHRKAREASILHRLAKGEADIPTMVRAIYIGIDPRLTTAAGYSVLAHLEDLVARGVVATDGDPVIGGTYRMAGA comes from the coding sequence ATGTCCGACAACGACGACGTCCCGTTCAACCGCAACTTTCCACTCAAAGCCGGCGTCGTCGAGGAAGTCCGCCCCGGCGTGCGGCGCGTGCTCTGTAACAATCCGAGCCCGTTCACCTTCAGCGGTACGGTCAGCTACATCGTCGGCACGGGCAACGTCGCGATCATCGATCCCGGTCCTGATGATGCGGCGCATGCGACTGCGCTGCTCGATGCCGTGCGCGGCGAGACGGTGAGCCACATCTTCGTCACCCACACCCACCGCGACCATTCGCCGAACACGGCGCGGATCAAGCAGGCGACCGGCGCGCCTGTTTATGCCGAGGGCCCGCACCGCGCCTCGCGCCCGCGCTTCGAGAGCGAGAAGCACAATCCGGAATCCGGCGTCGATCGCGATTTCGCGCCCGATATCAGGATCGCCCATGGCGACGTCGTCGAGGGCGCGGGCTGGCGCCTCGAGGCGGTGGCGACGCCGGGTCATACCGCCAACCATCTCGCCTTCGCCTGGCCCGAGCGAAAATTCAACTTCGTCGGTGACCACGTGATGGGCTGGTCGACCTCGATCGTTGCGCCGCCCGACGGGTCGATGATCGACTACATGGAATCGCTCGATTGCTTGGCCGCCCGCGAGGAGGATCTCTATTTCTCAGGCCATGGCCCCGAGATACCGGATGGTCCGCGCTTCGTGCGTTTCCTGATCCGCCACCGCAAGGCGCGCGAAGCCTCTATCCTGCATCGTCTCGCCAAGGGCGAGGCCGACATCCCGACCATGGTGCGTGCGATCTATATCGGCATCGATCCACGGCTGACGACGGCCGCGGGCTATTCCGTGCTGGCGCATCTGGAAGATCTGGTCGCCCGCGGCGTGGTGGCGACGGATGGCGATCCCGTGATTGGCGGGACATACCGGATGGCGGGAGCCTAG
- a CDS encoding fatty-acid--CoA ligase, with protein MLGLMQDWPLLCHRIIEHAARIHGKQEVVTRSIEGPIHRTTYAEIHKRALKVSQMLERDGIKLGDRVATIAWNTWRHLEAWYGIMGIGAICHTVNPRLFPEQIAWIINHAQDRIVMTDITFVPILEKIADKLPSVERYVVLTDKAHMPETTLKNAVAYEDWIAQADGKFKWKDFDENTAAAMCYTSGTTGDPKGVLYSHRSNVLHALMANNVDALGTSASETMLPVVPLFHANSWGIAFSAPSQGTKLVMPGAKLDGASVYELLSTEKVTHTAGVPTVWLMLLQHMTANNLKLPHLKMVICGGSAMPRSMIKAFLDMGSNVRHAWGMTEMSPIGSVAALKPPFQNATGDARLDVLQMQGYAPFAVEMKITDDAGKELPWDGKTFGRLKVSGPAVAKAYYRLDANILDEDGFFDTGDVSTIDEDGYMRITDRSKDVIKSGGEWISSIDLENLAVGHPAVAEAAVIGVFHPKWDERPLLIVQLKQGQQASREDILKYMDGKIAKWWMPDDVAFVEGIPHTATGKILKTALRDQFKDYRFPNAAA; from the coding sequence ATGCTTGGTTTGATGCAAGACTGGCCCCTGCTCTGCCACCGGATCATCGAACACGCCGCCAGGATTCATGGCAAGCAGGAGGTCGTCACGCGATCGATCGAGGGACCGATCCATCGCACCACCTACGCCGAGATCCACAAGCGGGCGCTCAAGGTCTCGCAGATGCTGGAGCGCGACGGCATCAAGCTCGGCGACCGCGTCGCAACGATCGCCTGGAACACCTGGCGCCATCTCGAAGCGTGGTACGGCATCATGGGGATCGGCGCCATCTGCCATACCGTCAATCCCCGCCTTTTCCCCGAGCAGATCGCCTGGATCATCAACCATGCGCAGGACCGCATCGTGATGACCGACATCACCTTCGTTCCGATCCTGGAGAAGATCGCCGACAAGCTGCCCAGCGTGGAGCGCTACGTCGTGCTGACCGACAAGGCGCATATGCCCGAGACCACGCTGAAGAATGCGGTGGCCTACGAGGACTGGATTGCGCAGGCCGACGGCAAATTCAAATGGAAGGACTTTGACGAGAACACGGCGGCGGCGATGTGCTACACGTCGGGCACCACCGGCGATCCGAAGGGTGTGCTGTATTCGCATCGCTCCAACGTGCTGCACGCGCTGATGGCGAACAACGTCGATGCGCTCGGCACCAGCGCCTCCGAGACGATGCTGCCGGTGGTGCCCCTGTTCCACGCCAACAGCTGGGGTATCGCCTTCTCCGCGCCCTCGCAGGGCACCAAGCTGGTGATGCCCGGCGCCAAGCTCGACGGCGCTTCGGTCTATGAATTGCTCTCGACCGAGAAGGTGACGCACACCGCCGGCGTGCCCACGGTGTGGCTGATGCTGCTCCAGCACATGACCGCCAACAATCTGAAGCTGCCGCACCTGAAGATGGTGATCTGCGGCGGCTCGGCGATGCCGCGCTCGATGATCAAGGCCTTCCTCGACATGGGCTCGAACGTCCGCCACGCCTGGGGCATGACCGAGATGAGCCCGATCGGCAGCGTCGCGGCGCTGAAGCCGCCGTTCCAGAACGCGACCGGCGATGCGCGGCTCGATGTGCTCCAGATGCAGGGCTACGCGCCCTTCGCAGTCGAGATGAAGATCACCGACGATGCCGGCAAGGAGCTGCCCTGGGACGGCAAGACTTTCGGCCGCCTCAAGGTCTCCGGCCCCGCCGTCGCCAAGGCCTATTATCGGCTCGATGCCAACATCCTCGACGAGGACGGCTTCTTCGACACCGGCGACGTCTCGACCATCGACGAGGACGGCTACATGCGGATCACCGACCGCTCCAAGGACGTAATCAAGTCCGGCGGCGAGTGGATCTCCTCGATCGACCTCGAAAACCTCGCGGTCGGCCATCCGGCCGTGGCGGAGGCCGCCGTGATCGGCGTCTTCCACCCCAAATGGGACGAGCGGCCGCTACTGATCGTGCAGCTCAAGCAGGGCCAGCAGGCCAGCCGTGAGGACATCCTGAAGTACATGGACGGCAAGATCGCCAAATGGTGGATGCCCGACGACGTCGCCTTCGTCGAGGGCATCCCGCACACCGCCACGGGCAAGATCCTGAAGACCGCGCTGCGCGACCAGTTCAAGGATTACCGCTTCCCGAACGCGGCGGCGTAG
- a CDS encoding extensin family protein, which yields MSFSLPDFRRKWSCRGYMSAGAAMVTVALGLTLGLADRAEARKYAAPLDIFGFGTPRPRAKVHSAKIPLPKPRPAEAPKAPDGAAPEADGKPSPDKPSPDKPAEAPPLPEKQVSACRLALTEEIAIAPSIPDIRGPGGCGGEDLVRLEAIVLPDKRKVAVKPAAILRCTMASAIADWVRKDMVPLATSLGSTISDLDNFDSFECRGRNRIVGALLSEHGKANALDVRAVKLANGQSIGLTDRTMSRDVRERVLHSVCARFSTVLGPGSDWYHEDHIHLDLAQRRNDYRICQWNVWDPLPQIAPLLPAERPEEAPPREVASKPEAKDGAGDEAAEKSPAPADKPAADKVQPSKPATKKRR from the coding sequence ATGAGTTTTAGCCTGCCGGACTTTCGCCGCAAATGGTCTTGTCGCGGCTATATGTCCGCCGGCGCGGCAATGGTTACCGTCGCGCTGGGGCTGACGCTTGGGCTCGCGGATCGGGCGGAGGCGCGAAAATATGCTGCGCCGCTCGATATCTTTGGCTTTGGTACACCACGGCCGCGCGCGAAGGTTCATTCCGCCAAGATCCCGCTACCGAAACCTCGCCCCGCGGAGGCCCCCAAAGCACCGGACGGGGCCGCACCGGAGGCCGACGGCAAGCCTTCCCCGGACAAGCCTTCCCCCGACAAGCCGGCCGAGGCGCCGCCGCTGCCCGAGAAGCAGGTCTCGGCCTGCCGGCTCGCGCTGACCGAGGAGATCGCAATTGCACCCTCCATCCCCGATATCCGCGGCCCCGGCGGCTGCGGTGGCGAGGATCTGGTGCGGCTGGAGGCCATCGTGCTGCCGGACAAGCGCAAGGTGGCGGTCAAGCCGGCGGCGATCCTTCGCTGCACCATGGCGTCTGCGATAGCCGACTGGGTGCGCAAGGACATGGTGCCGCTGGCTACCAGTCTCGGCTCGACCATCAGCGATCTCGACAATTTCGATAGCTTCGAGTGCCGCGGCCGCAATCGCATCGTTGGAGCGTTGCTGTCCGAGCACGGCAAGGCCAACGCCCTCGACGTCCGCGCCGTCAAGCTCGCCAACGGGCAGTCGATTGGCCTCACCGATCGCACCATGTCGCGTGACGTGCGCGAGCGTGTGCTGCATTCGGTGTGCGCGCGCTTTTCCACCGTGCTCGGCCCTGGCTCGGACTGGTACCACGAGGACCATATCCATCTCGACCTGGCGCAGCGGCGCAACGACTACCGGATCTGCCAGTGGAACGTCTGGGATCCCCTGCCGCAGATCGCGCCGCTGCTGCCGGCGGAACGGCCCGAGGAGGCGCCGCCGCGCGAGGTCGCGTCCAAGCCTGAGGCAAAGGATGGGGCTGGTGACGAGGCGGCGGAGAAATCCCCCGCGCCTGCGGACAAGCCGGCGGCCGACAAGGTCCAGCCGTCCAAGCCGGCAACAAAAAAGCGCCGGTAA
- the pdxH gene encoding pyridoxamine 5'-phosphate oxidase codes for MTDTTSMKHQTPLTSGDFTAADEPFALFETWLNEAIKSEPNDPNAMALATVDPDGLPDVRMVLMKGFDTEGFVFYSHIASQKGRELAANPKAALLFHWKSLRRQVRIRGNVTPVTDAEADAYFATRPKQAQIGAWASKQSEALESRFAFEQAIAKVAAKYIIGEVPRPPGWSGWRITPVRIEFWHDRPFRLHDRIEFRRDAAGQKWSKTRMYP; via the coding sequence ATGACCGACACGACCTCGATGAAACACCAGACACCCTTAACATCCGGTGATTTCACCGCCGCTGACGAGCCTTTTGCGCTGTTCGAGACCTGGCTGAACGAGGCGATCAAGAGCGAGCCGAACGATCCGAATGCCATGGCGCTCGCAACCGTCGACCCGGACGGCTTGCCTGACGTGCGCATGGTGCTGATGAAGGGCTTCGATACCGAGGGTTTTGTCTTCTACAGCCACATCGCGAGCCAGAAGGGCCGTGAACTCGCCGCAAATCCTAAGGCAGCGTTACTTTTTCACTGGAAGTCGCTGCGCCGTCAGGTCCGCATCCGCGGCAACGTGACGCCGGTGACTGACGCCGAGGCCGACGCCTATTTCGCCACCCGCCCCAAGCAGGCGCAGATCGGCGCCTGGGCGAGCAAGCAGTCCGAGGCGCTGGAGAGCCGCTTCGCCTTCGAACAGGCAATCGCAAAAGTCGCGGCCAAATACATCATCGGCGAGGTGCCACGGCCGCCGGGCTGGAGCGGCTGGCGCATCACACCGGTCCGCATCGAGTTCTGGCACGATCGCCCATTCCGTCTGCACGACCGCATCGAATTTCGTCGTGACGCCGCCGGCCAGAAGTGGTCCAAGACGCGGATGTACCCTTAG
- a CDS encoding SDR family NAD(P)-dependent oxidoreductase yields the protein MPHSSNAPRRTLLLTGASRGIGHATVIRFSSAGWRVITCSRHPFPEDCPWDAGPEDHIQVDLADPKDTTRAISEIRNRLEGGMLHALVNNAAISPKGPGGSRLGSVDTDLDTWTHVFHVNFFAPIMMARGLIEELKAARGSVVNVTSIAGSRVHPFAGAAYATSKAALASLTREMASDFGRVGVRVNAIAPGEIDTSILSPGTEKIVEQQIPMHRLGTPDEVAKIVYVLCTDTSSYVNGAEIHINGGQHV from the coding sequence ATGCCGCATTCGTCAAACGCACCGCGACGCACGCTGCTCCTGACCGGAGCGAGCCGCGGTATCGGCCATGCCACCGTGATCCGCTTCTCCTCGGCGGGCTGGCGCGTCATCACCTGCTCGCGGCATCCCTTCCCGGAGGACTGCCCCTGGGATGCGGGCCCTGAGGACCACATCCAGGTCGACCTCGCCGACCCCAAGGACACGACCCGCGCGATTTCCGAAATCCGCAACCGCCTCGAGGGCGGCATGCTTCATGCGCTGGTCAACAACGCCGCGATCTCGCCGAAGGGCCCGGGCGGCTCCCGGCTCGGTTCGGTCGACACCGACCTCGATACCTGGACGCATGTCTTCCACGTCAACTTCTTCGCGCCTATCATGATGGCGCGCGGACTGATCGAGGAGCTGAAGGCGGCCAGAGGCTCGGTCGTGAACGTCACCTCGATCGCGGGCTCGCGCGTGCATCCCTTCGCAGGCGCAGCCTACGCCACCTCCAAGGCAGCGCTTGCATCCCTGACGCGCGAGATGGCCTCGGACTTCGGCCGCGTCGGCGTCCGCGTCAACGCGATCGCACCGGGCGAGATCGACACCTCGATCCTGTCGCCCGGCACCGAGAAGATCGTGGAGCAGCAGATCCCGATGCACCGGCTCGGCACGCCCGACGAGGTCGCCAAGATCGTCTACGTGCTGTGCACGGACACCTCGTCTTACGTCAATGGCGCCGAGATCCACATCAACGGCGGCCAGCACGTCTAG
- a CDS encoding magnesium transporter CorA family protein has product MFSVFVPSESSLKKAVIEDLTALPENAVWIDLFSPSAAEDKAVERLAGIAIPTREDMQEIEISSRLYIENGARYMTATLMCHSDTDMPRTTAVTFILGDHRLVTVRYDLPKPFALVEAKLGRSCTPAITGEMVLMELLDAVIDRCADILERCGAEIDQVSHDIFEPESERHGHAKQYSQILISIGRKGDLTSKVRESLVSIGRVVAFLSAVVEGVKWSKDMREQLKTMQRDVSSLTDHASYLSSKITFVLDAMLGVVNLEQNNIIKLFSVMAVVLMPPTLIASIYGMNFKSMPELEWAHGYPMALVLMLIAAIVPYWIFKLKKWL; this is encoded by the coding sequence ATGTTTTCGGTGTTTGTTCCCTCCGAGTCCTCCCTCAAGAAGGCCGTCATCGAGGATCTCACGGCGTTGCCGGAGAATGCGGTCTGGATCGACCTCTTCAGTCCGAGTGCGGCCGAGGACAAGGCGGTGGAGCGGCTTGCGGGCATCGCCATCCCGACCCGGGAAGACATGCAGGAGATCGAGATCTCCAGCCGCCTCTATATCGAGAACGGCGCGCGCTACATGACCGCGACGCTGATGTGCCACTCCGATACCGACATGCCCCGGACCACGGCGGTGACCTTCATCCTCGGCGACCACCGCCTGGTGACGGTGCGCTACGACCTGCCGAAGCCGTTCGCCCTGGTCGAGGCCAAGCTGGGCCGCTCGTGCACGCCGGCGATCACCGGCGAGATGGTGCTGATGGAACTGCTGGACGCCGTGATCGACCGCTGCGCCGACATTCTGGAGCGCTGCGGCGCCGAGATCGACCAGGTTTCGCACGACATCTTCGAGCCCGAGAGCGAGCGCCACGGCCACGCCAAGCAATATTCCCAGATCCTGATCTCGATCGGCCGCAAGGGCGATCTGACCTCCAAGGTTCGCGAGAGCCTGGTCTCGATCGGCCGCGTCGTCGCCTTCCTCTCGGCGGTGGTTGAGGGCGTGAAATGGTCCAAGGACATGCGCGAGCAGCTCAAGACCATGCAGCGCGACGTCTCCTCGCTGACCGACCACGCCTCCTATCTCTCCAGCAAGATTACCTTCGTGCTCGACGCCATGCTCGGCGTCGTCAATCTCGAGCAGAACAACATCATCAAGCTGTTTTCGGTCATGGCTGTTGTCCTGATGCCGCCGACGCTGATCGCCTCGATCTACGGCATGAACTTCAAGTCGATGCCGGAACTCGAATGGGCGCACGGCTATCCGATGGCACTGGTGCTGATGCTGATCGCGGCCATCGTCCCGTACTGGATCTTCAAGCTCAAGAAGTGGCTCTGA
- a CDS encoding RT0821/Lpp0805 family surface protein, which produces MTMVLIGFGAGGCSFSRNDTSAYAKADDSDLTGSIARPAKDAAPTETDLAFARNAASDVLSKGDKDSSQHWENPVTGARGSVTPIAQSYAAEDGRRCRDFLASYVNGNTESWLQGAGCQSSRGRWEIHTLKPWRS; this is translated from the coding sequence ATGACGATGGTCCTGATCGGCTTCGGCGCCGGCGGCTGCAGCTTTTCGCGCAACGACACCAGCGCCTATGCCAAGGCCGACGACAGCGACCTCACCGGCTCGATCGCGCGGCCGGCGAAGGACGCAGCACCGACCGAGACCGATCTTGCCTTCGCCCGCAACGCCGCCTCCGACGTGCTGAGCAAGGGCGACAAGGATTCCAGCCAGCACTGGGAGAATCCGGTGACCGGGGCGCGCGGCTCGGTGACGCCGATCGCGCAATCCTATGCCGCCGAGGATGGCCGCAGGTGCCGCGACTTCCTCGCCAGCTACGTCAACGGCAATACCGAAAGCTGGCTCCAGGGCGCCGGCTGCCAAAGCAGCCGTGGCCGTTGGGAGATTCATACGCTAAAGCCGTGGCGGAGCTAG